One Azoarcus sp. DN11 DNA segment encodes these proteins:
- a CDS encoding DUF2905 family protein translates to MLKWVVVVVMMVLVTGLFQPGLTRLRIGHLPGDLHFRLFGRAFHLPFTSTILLSLLAWALLKIL, encoded by the coding sequence GTGCTGAAGTGGGTCGTGGTGGTCGTCATGATGGTGCTGGTCACCGGCTTGTTCCAGCCCGGGCTGACGCGGCTGCGAATCGGCCATCTGCCCGGCGACCTGCATTTTCGCCTGTTCGGGCGTGCTTTCCATTTGCCGTTTACCAGCACGATCCTGTTGTCGCTGCTCGCGTGGGCGCTTTTGAAGATTTTGTGA
- a CDS encoding multifunctional CCA addition/repair protein produces MRCYVVGGAVRDRLLGLPVQDRDWVVVGATPDEMLARGFRPVGKDFPVFLHPQTNEEYALARTERKSGRGYTGFVVHAAPDVTLEDDLLRRDLTINAIATDEDGTLIDPYGGQADLAARVFRHVSPAFAEDPVRILRVARFAARFGDFSVAPETLALMRAMVDNGEVDHLVAEREWQELARGLMEDRPSRMLRVLRDCGALARILPEVERLFGVPQPVEHHPEVDTGEHVLLVLDYAAKTRQPLAVRWACLMHDLGKGDTPADILPHHYGHEAKSATRARAVSERLRAPVDCRDLAVIFAREHGILHQVDKLRPETIVKVLETADALRRPERFALLLEAAACDYHGRPGREAPYTPRADRWRAALAAIQGLDAGAIAHACTDKAQIPQRVHAARVAAVKALSAPPRPAAGRKPPTG; encoded by the coding sequence ATGCGCTGCTATGTTGTCGGCGGGGCGGTACGCGACCGCCTGCTTGGCCTGCCGGTGCAGGACCGCGACTGGGTCGTCGTCGGCGCAACGCCCGACGAGATGCTCGCGCGCGGTTTCCGCCCGGTAGGCAAGGATTTCCCGGTCTTCCTGCATCCGCAGACCAACGAGGAGTACGCGCTCGCGCGCACCGAGCGCAAGAGCGGGCGCGGCTACACCGGCTTCGTCGTGCACGCCGCGCCGGACGTGACGCTCGAAGACGACCTGCTGCGGCGCGACCTCACGATCAACGCGATCGCCACGGACGAGGACGGCACGCTGATCGACCCCTACGGCGGCCAGGCCGATCTCGCCGCCCGCGTGTTCCGCCACGTGAGCCCCGCCTTCGCCGAGGACCCGGTGCGCATCCTGCGCGTCGCCCGCTTTGCCGCGCGCTTCGGCGATTTCAGCGTGGCGCCGGAGACGCTCGCGCTGATGCGCGCGATGGTCGACAACGGCGAGGTCGACCACCTCGTCGCCGAACGGGAGTGGCAGGAGCTCGCACGCGGGCTGATGGAAGACCGCCCCTCGCGCATGCTGCGCGTGCTGCGCGACTGCGGCGCGCTCGCGCGCATCCTGCCGGAAGTCGAGCGCCTGTTCGGCGTGCCGCAGCCGGTGGAGCACCACCCCGAGGTGGACACCGGTGAGCACGTGCTGCTGGTGCTCGATTACGCGGCGAAAACGCGGCAACCGCTCGCGGTGCGCTGGGCCTGCCTGATGCACGACCTCGGCAAGGGCGACACGCCCGCCGACATCCTGCCGCACCACTACGGCCACGAAGCGAAGAGCGCCACCCGCGCGCGCGCGGTGTCCGAGCGCCTGCGCGCGCCGGTCGACTGCCGCGACCTCGCGGTGATCTTCGCACGCGAGCACGGCATCCTTCACCAGGTGGACAAGCTGCGCCCGGAAACCATCGTCAAGGTACTCGAAACGGCCGATGCGCTGCGCCGGCCGGAGCGTTTCGCGCTGCTGCTGGAAGCGGCGGCCTGCGACTACCACGGCCGCCCCGGCCGCGAGGCCCCCTACACGCCGCGCGCGGACCGCTGGCGCGCCGCGCTCGCCGCCATCCAGGGCCTCGACGCCGGCGCAATCGCACACGCCTGCACCGACAAGGCGCAGATTCCGCAGCGCGTGCACGCCGCCCGCGTCGCCGCCGTCAAGGCGCTGTCCGCCCCGCCCCGCCCGGCTGCCGGGCGGAAACCGCCGACCGGATGA
- a CDS encoding alpha/beta fold hydrolase: protein MNAQRFGDLEVLARSPAGKPAFATPLLFIHGAYTGAWCWNEHFLPYFADAGYSCYAVSLSGHGGSRKRAALDTHSIDDYVRDVAEVVSRLPAEPVLIGHSMGGMVVQKYLERASAPAAVLLCSVPPQGLMGSALGLMFTRPSLINDLNTMLNGGHPEPESLREALFHQPIADDALMRYYRQCQPESHRAIWDMTLFNLAQPTRMHRPPLLILGAEHDHLIPPAQVSMTAATYGEPAHIFPGLGHGVMLEQDWRRVADHIAAWLPTQIV, encoded by the coding sequence ATGAACGCCCAGCGCTTCGGGGACCTCGAAGTCCTCGCACGCAGTCCGGCAGGCAAGCCGGCGTTCGCGACGCCGCTGCTGTTCATCCACGGAGCCTACACCGGGGCGTGGTGCTGGAACGAGCACTTCCTGCCGTATTTCGCCGACGCCGGCTATTCCTGTTACGCGGTATCGCTGTCGGGGCACGGCGGCAGCCGCAAGCGCGCCGCACTCGACACGCATTCGATCGACGACTACGTGCGCGACGTCGCCGAAGTTGTTTCAAGACTTCCGGCCGAACCGGTGCTGATCGGCCACTCGATGGGCGGCATGGTCGTGCAGAAATATCTGGAACGGGCAAGCGCGCCGGCCGCCGTGCTGCTGTGCTCGGTGCCGCCGCAGGGGCTCATGGGCTCCGCGCTCGGGCTGATGTTCACCCGCCCCAGTCTCATCAACGACCTCAACACCATGCTCAACGGCGGCCACCCCGAGCCCGAGAGCCTGCGCGAGGCGCTGTTCCACCAGCCCATCGCCGACGACGCGCTGATGCGCTACTACCGCCAGTGCCAGCCGGAGTCCCACCGTGCGATCTGGGACATGACGCTGTTCAACCTTGCCCAGCCCACCCGCATGCACCGCCCGCCGCTGCTGATCCTCGGCGCGGAGCACGACCACCTCATCCCGCCCGCGCAAGTGTCCATGACCGCGGCAACCTACGGCGAGCCCGCGCACATCTTTCCCGGCCTGGGGCACGGCGTGATGCTGGAGCAGGACTGGCGCCGGGTTGCCGACCACATCGCGGCGTGGCTTCCGACACAAATTGTTTGA
- a CDS encoding pteridine reductase → MNAQDRPVILITGAARRVGADIARTLHAGGADVVLHYRSSSADAEALAAELNRTRPDSASTIRADLKDDGAPEALADALLARHGRLDALVNNASSFFATPLGRIDAAAWTDLIGSNLKGPLFLSQALAPALRAARGAIVNIVDIHAERPLRHYPLYCAAKAGLLGLTRALAIELAPEVRVNGVSPGPVDWPEDGQFTPAERDEIVRHTLLGRPGSPADIARTVRFLLLDAPYVTGQILAVDGGRSAHL, encoded by the coding sequence ATGAACGCACAAGATCGACCCGTCATCCTCATCACCGGCGCCGCGCGGCGCGTCGGCGCCGACATCGCGCGCACGCTGCACGCCGGCGGCGCGGACGTGGTGCTGCACTACCGCAGTTCGTCGGCCGACGCCGAAGCGCTCGCCGCCGAGCTGAACCGCACGCGCCCCGATTCGGCCTCGACGATCCGCGCCGACCTGAAGGACGACGGCGCCCCCGAGGCGCTCGCCGATGCGCTGCTGGCGCGCCACGGCCGCCTCGACGCGCTGGTGAACAACGCCTCGAGCTTCTTCGCGACGCCGCTCGGCCGGATCGACGCGGCGGCGTGGACCGACCTCATCGGATCGAACCTCAAAGGCCCGCTGTTCCTGTCGCAGGCCCTCGCGCCGGCACTGCGCGCGGCGCGCGGCGCGATCGTGAACATCGTCGACATCCATGCTGAGCGCCCCTTGCGCCATTACCCGCTGTACTGCGCGGCGAAAGCCGGCCTGCTGGGCCTGACCCGGGCCCTGGCGATCGAGCTCGCACCCGAGGTGCGCGTGAACGGCGTATCGCCCGGTCCGGTCGACTGGCCCGAGGACGGCCAGTTCACCCCCGCCGAACGGGACGAGATCGTGCGCCACACGCTGCTGGGCCGCCCCGGCAGCCCGGCCGACATCGCCCGCACGGTGCGCTTCCTGCTGCTCGACGCGCCCTACGTCACCGGGCAGATCCTCGCCGTCGACGGTGGCCGCAGCGCGCATCTCTGA
- a CDS encoding complex I NDUFA9 subunit family protein, whose translation MKMERVVLVGGSGFVGRVIANRLSREGIDVLVPTRRYVHAGELLLIPTVEVVEADVHDPATLERLFAGADAVVNLVGILHSRPGSPWGPDFARAHVELPRRIVAACQAAGVARLVHVSALGASANGPSEYQRSKAAGEEAIRAAGDAPAWTILRPSVIFGRDDSFLNLFVRLAQRFPVLPLAGADARFQPVHVEDVAEVVCRCLTEPSARRQTFELAGPRIYTLRELVEYVTGLSGRPRPVIGLPEWLAMLQARLMELAPRPLMSRDNVRSMRVDNVAGGPPLPFGMTPAGLEALAPTWIGDRHQRARYYPMRSRARRPRHG comes from the coding sequence ATGAAAATGGAACGCGTCGTACTCGTCGGCGGCTCCGGCTTTGTGGGCCGCGTCATTGCGAACCGCCTGTCGCGCGAGGGCATCGACGTGCTGGTACCGACGCGGCGTTATGTCCATGCGGGCGAGCTGCTGCTGATCCCGACGGTCGAAGTCGTCGAGGCGGATGTCCATGATCCGGCCACGCTGGAGCGGCTCTTCGCCGGCGCCGATGCCGTGGTCAATCTCGTCGGCATCCTGCATTCGCGCCCGGGCAGCCCGTGGGGGCCGGATTTCGCACGCGCCCACGTCGAGCTCCCGCGCCGGATCGTCGCCGCCTGCCAGGCGGCCGGCGTCGCGCGCCTCGTCCACGTCAGCGCGCTGGGTGCTTCGGCGAACGGCCCGTCCGAATACCAGCGCTCGAAAGCCGCCGGCGAGGAAGCGATCCGCGCGGCGGGCGACGCGCCGGCGTGGACCATCCTGCGCCCGTCCGTCATCTTCGGGCGCGATGACAGCTTCCTCAACCTGTTCGTGCGCCTCGCGCAGCGCTTTCCGGTACTGCCGCTCGCCGGCGCCGACGCGCGCTTCCAGCCGGTGCATGTCGAGGACGTCGCCGAAGTCGTGTGCCGTTGCCTGACCGAGCCGTCGGCGCGCCGCCAGACCTTCGAGCTCGCAGGACCCAGGATCTACACGCTGCGCGAGCTCGTCGAGTATGTCACCGGGCTGTCGGGCCGGCCCCGCCCGGTGATCGGCCTGCCGGAGTGGCTCGCGATGCTGCAGGCACGGCTGATGGAGCTCGCGCCGCGGCCGCTGATGAGCCGCGACAACGTGCGCTCGATGCGCGTCGACAACGTCGCCGGCGGCCCCCCGCTGCCCTTCGGCATGACGCCGGCCGGACTCGAGGCGCTCGCACCGACCTGGATCGGCGACCGCCACCAGCGTGCCCGCTACTACCCGATGCGCAGCCGTGCGCGCCGCCCGCGCCACGGCTGA
- a CDS encoding glutathione S-transferase family protein, which translates to MKLIIGNKNYSSWSLRPWLAARASGQVFDEIRIPLFIEGSRERILQHSPSGKVPCLIDHGVAVWDSLAICEYLAEKAPKLWPADPAARAVARAISAEMHSSFQDLRQAMPMNIRKDYAGKGRSPAVDANIARIEAIWNDCRARFGTKANAGGPYLFGAFSIADAMYAPICFRFKTYGVQPAGAAGEYLAAMLAHPAMQEWEAAARAESESIPAEDLYG; encoded by the coding sequence ATGAAACTGATCATCGGCAACAAGAATTATTCATCCTGGTCCCTGCGCCCCTGGCTCGCCGCCCGCGCCAGCGGACAGGTTTTCGACGAAATCCGCATCCCGCTCTTCATCGAAGGCAGCCGCGAACGCATCCTGCAGCACTCGCCCTCGGGCAAGGTGCCCTGCCTGATCGACCACGGCGTCGCGGTGTGGGACTCGCTGGCGATCTGCGAGTACCTGGCCGAGAAGGCGCCGAAGCTGTGGCCGGCCGATCCTGCGGCACGCGCGGTGGCGCGCGCGATCAGCGCGGAAATGCACTCGAGCTTCCAGGACCTGCGCCAGGCCATGCCGATGAACATCCGCAAGGATTACGCCGGCAAGGGCCGCTCGCCTGCGGTCGATGCCAACATCGCGCGCATCGAGGCGATCTGGAACGACTGCCGCGCACGCTTCGGCACGAAGGCAAATGCGGGCGGCCCCTATCTCTTCGGCGCCTTCTCGATCGCCGACGCGATGTACGCGCCGATCTGCTTCCGCTTCAAGACCTACGGCGTGCAGCCTGCGGGCGCGGCCGGCGAATACCTCGCCGCGATGCTCGCGCACCCGGCCATGCAGGAGTGGGAAGCGGCGGCGCGCGCCGAGAGCGAATCCATCCCTGCCGAGGACCTGTACGGCTGA
- the ttcA gene encoding tRNA 2-thiocytidine(32) synthetase TtcA yields MRLKKKLERSVGKAIADFNMIGEGDTVLVCVSGGKDSYTLLSCLMALRERAPVDFRIVAMNLDQKQPGFPADVLPGYFESIGIEYRIVTEDTYSIVKDKIPEGKTTCSLCSRLRRGIIYRVAKEIGATRIALGHHRDDMIETLFLNMFFGGKLKSMPPKLVSDNGEHVVIRPLAYCTENDIARFARTMDFPIIPCNLCGSQENAQRKQIKNMLQAWGREFPGRIESIATAMSQVVPSHLADNGLFDFRGLTRDTPVAEGDIAFDRPELPLKNNVISIMSEFTDEG; encoded by the coding sequence CTGCGCCTGAAGAAGAAGCTCGAACGCAGCGTCGGCAAGGCGATCGCCGACTTCAACATGATCGGCGAAGGCGACACCGTGCTCGTGTGCGTGTCCGGCGGCAAGGACTCCTACACGCTACTGTCCTGCCTGATGGCGCTGCGCGAGCGCGCGCCGGTCGATTTCCGCATCGTCGCGATGAACCTCGACCAGAAGCAGCCGGGCTTCCCCGCCGACGTGCTGCCGGGCTACTTCGAGTCGATCGGCATCGAGTACCGCATCGTCACCGAAGACACCTACTCGATCGTCAAGGACAAGATCCCCGAGGGCAAGACGACCTGCTCGCTGTGCTCGCGCCTGCGCCGCGGCATCATCTACCGCGTCGCGAAGGAGATCGGCGCCACCCGCATCGCGCTCGGCCACCACCGCGACGACATGATCGAGACGCTCTTCCTCAACATGTTCTTCGGCGGCAAGCTGAAGTCGATGCCCCCGAAGCTCGTCAGCGACAACGGCGAGCACGTCGTGATCCGGCCGCTCGCCTACTGCACCGAGAACGACATCGCCCGCTTCGCGCGTACGATGGACTTCCCGATCATCCCGTGCAACCTGTGCGGCTCGCAGGAGAACGCACAGCGGAAACAGATCAAGAACATGCTGCAGGCGTGGGGACGCGAGTTCCCGGGGCGCATCGAGTCGATCGCGACCGCGATGAGCCAGGTCGTGCCCTCGCACCTCGCGGACAACGGGCTGTTCGACTTCCGCGGCCTGACGCGCGACACGCCGGTCGCCGAAGGCGACATCGCCTTCGATCGTCCCGAGCTGCCGCTCAAGAACAACGTCATTTCCATCATGAGCGAATTCACGGACGAGGGCTGA
- a CDS encoding SAM-dependent methyltransferase: MSLPEPSVDALDQSTRLLRTITAAIAEAGGWIPFSRYMELALYAPGLGYYSGGARKFGPGGDFITSPELTPLFGQALAAQVEQVMRASAPHVIEVGAGTGLLAADLLLELERRGCVPESYGILEVSGELRERQFDTLAARAPHLASRVKWLDALPERFAGAVVANEVLDVMPVHLVATRGDALFERGVAVDGEGVLRWADSPATGAVAKAAAALDLPRADGAEYVTEINLAARAWIGEWAARLERGALLLIDYGYPRAEYYLPSRSSGTLLCYYRHNAHADPFLWPGLNDITAFVDFTAAAEAAFDAGLDVMGYTNQAAFLFNCGVLECLARRAPEESADYIRAARAVQRLTTPQEMGELFKVLALGRGIDAPLLGFMRGDRLHAL, from the coding sequence ATGTCCCTGCCCGAACCTTCGGTCGACGCGCTCGACCAGAGCACGCGCCTTCTCCGTACGATCACCGCCGCGATTGCCGAAGCGGGCGGCTGGATCCCGTTCTCGCGCTACATGGAGCTGGCGCTCTACGCGCCCGGCCTCGGGTATTACAGCGGCGGGGCGCGAAAGTTCGGCCCCGGCGGCGACTTCATCACCTCGCCGGAGCTCACGCCGCTATTCGGTCAGGCGCTTGCGGCGCAGGTCGAACAGGTGATGCGCGCGTCCGCGCCGCACGTGATCGAGGTCGGCGCCGGCACGGGGCTGCTCGCCGCCGACCTGCTGCTGGAACTCGAGCGTCGCGGCTGCGTGCCGGAAAGCTACGGCATCCTCGAGGTCTCGGGCGAGCTGCGCGAGCGCCAGTTCGATACGCTGGCGGCGCGCGCGCCGCATCTCGCGTCGCGCGTCAAATGGCTCGATGCGCTGCCCGAGCGCTTTGCCGGCGCGGTGGTCGCGAACGAGGTGCTCGACGTGATGCCGGTGCATCTGGTCGCGACGCGCGGCGATGCCCTGTTCGAGCGCGGCGTCGCGGTCGATGGCGAGGGCGTGCTGCGCTGGGCCGATTCGCCCGCCACCGGGGCGGTCGCCAAGGCCGCGGCGGCGCTCGATCTGCCGCGCGCGGACGGCGCCGAGTATGTCACCGAGATCAACCTGGCCGCGCGCGCGTGGATCGGCGAATGGGCCGCGCGGCTCGAACGCGGCGCGCTGCTGCTGATCGACTACGGCTATCCGCGCGCCGAGTACTACCTGCCTTCGCGTTCGAGCGGCACGCTGCTGTGCTACTACCGCCACAACGCGCACGCCGATCCCTTCCTGTGGCCGGGGCTCAACGACATCACCGCCTTCGTCGATTTCACCGCGGCCGCCGAAGCCGCCTTCGACGCCGGGCTGGACGTGATGGGCTACACGAACCAGGCGGCCTTCCTGTTCAACTGCGGGGTGCTGGAGTGCCTCGCGCGGCGCGCGCCGGAGGAAAGCGCCGATTACATCCGCGCCGCGCGCGCGGTGCAGCGCCTGACGACGCCGCAGGAGATGGGGGAGCTTTTCAAGGTGCTCGCGCTGGGGCGCGGCATCGACGCGCCCTTGCTGGGCTTCATGCGCGGCGACCGCCTGCACGCGCTGTAG